DNA sequence from the Vicia villosa cultivar HV-30 ecotype Madison, WI linkage group LG3, Vvil1.0, whole genome shotgun sequence genome:
CTCCTTAACATCATCATCAGACAAGAGGGAATCGAAATAGAAATCACTAGAGGAAACTCACTCATCCTGAGAACCTACTGAAAGTCTTTCTGAATTGAATCATCAGTGAAAGGTATAACTTCAGGGCCCAAGAAATCATAGATAAAGGGGAAAAGGTTTGAGCAATGAGATACTCACGCTCTGGAAAGTATGGGAGACATTATTCTCAGAATCGCTAGTCAAGCTAATCGGATTTTATCACTCATTTTGATCAAAGTACATGAATTGCTTAAGGTAAAAGTTTGAGGTGAGTGAATTACCTGGTAAGGTGAAGTTGGCGAAATAAAATGTAATAAGGAGAAATGGAAGCTTGAGTAAAAAGTTGCAACTACCCTGGTATATATTcccaagaaagaagagaagaaaacgtTTGCAAATGAAAGCTGGTTTTTCGAGGAATGCGAAAAGTTTATTAGCGTATAACAATCCATGGGGATGGCAAGCAACGAGCCAGACCAACAGAAGTGAGTAGTTACAAAATCAACAATTGTGTTGTCCCTTGGAAACATATAGAAAGTCGTATGCACTCAAGTACACTACAAGCAAGCAACGTCCTGCCCTAACTAGTCACCTCAAGTCACGCGCCAGAAAGAAGCCGCAAAACGTTCCAATGATGGGAAGGCATTCAATGCGTTCGTTCCCCACGAATATCTTAACGGACTTTAAGCGTTTCCACTTCTGATTTAAAGCGAACAACATTCTCATAGGTTGGCCACAATCACTAAAGACTTCCATGGCTTATTAAAGTCCGACAAGTATTGGGGGCAACTATTCTGAGTCGGACAAAATCTCAGGAAGCAAAGGTTCAAATTGATATCAATCCACTTCAAATTACCCAAGTATAATAAGTCATCACACGAGTTATTCAATATACACTTTTTTATCTCCACTTTTATTACACTTATCTTGAATTCTGAAATGAGATCAACAACATATATTTAAAATTCCTCAGCATACTCCTAAATGTAGTTCCTGAATGAAATAATTTCTTAATTATATTTCCCACAATAactcataaaatagaaaaactattaaaatacaatttttccaATTCCCCTTCTAACAAATACAAAATGAAACTACCCCTATATTTCCTCTAGCTCGTGACATGACAATAGTATATAAATTGTACGAACACCAATATATAATTGCAagcataaaaaaccaaaaaatctaataaaaaacaCTGCTCTTgtaaaaagaatagaaaaagaagAAACATTGCTGACTCCTTTATCCCTGGTGTTCCAGTCTTCACATAGCTCTATTTCCCAACCTTATAATGAAAATGAGTATTTGTACAAAAACAACAACTTCACTATAGAACACAATGCAATATGGTATCTCATTTAGTATATTGCAAACAAGAACAAGAGCATAAATATGAACATATATACATTTATGCATATACCATattcaaacttcatttttgtcatCCGAAAAAACCCTACTGATCTTGATCTACCTATCCCATCCATTAATTCCCAATACAGGCTGGCATCTTAGTCACGATAATGATCGCAAGATCCGTACCCATATTCGAAACAAAAACACCGGAAGACACACCTAAGATtattatgataataaaaaaataaaacatgagtTCATGTTCCTTAAACATTGTTTCTGATCATGTTCTCAGCGATCTGACCCAACGACTGTAAATTACAACGTACGATAGTGTCAACAAAAACGCACGTTTCCTCCTTCGTATTCCCTTGCGGTACATCAACGACGTATGACTCAATGACAAGTGTCCTGTTTCCGTCTACCGAATGAAGCGTCGTCACCGACCGATAGTTTCTCAGACGGTGTTCCCCACCGACAACGCTGAAGCTGATGACGTGTCGCTCATCGTCGAGAATCTCCAACCGCTCCGTACTCGACTCAGCTGGTAGCCCGGAAACCACGCGAACCTCACGGACTGCACCGACGTTAATGCCGTCTCCGGTAATGACGTGGCAACTTTTTACGAAGTTCTTGTATCCTTGCGGGTTGTCGAAGCGTCGAACCACCGGCCATACCGCGGAGACGGGTGCGTCGATGTTTTGAGTCACGACGGAGCAACACTGGTTGGATCCCAGTCCCACCATATGCGCGTGGTGAAGACGACGCGCTGCCGTGGGTGGTGGTGGAGTTTGTGGTTGTTTAGGACAGTTTACACCGTTGGCGATGGCTGCTGAAGCGGTTGCATCGGTTGAAGGATTGAATCTCTCAAGCTGAAGAGAAGaaggcatttttattattttttttataaatatttaaaagagaaaataagaaaaaaaagtgtGTGAGAAATGAGAATGTGTGTAATTGATttattgatgaagaagaagaagaaaaagaagaaacctTTATATTGTGTGAGTAATATTTTTGTAGTACAAGTTGGAATAGATTTGGTgttgaggttttttttttttctttgttctttTTCAGCTTCGAGAGATAAGAGCGAAGCTGAGAAAGGAAGAGATAATAATAGGTAGGAATGGGATTGAGGTTGGTTTGTTTGGTTATACAAGGTTGtttttgttattgattttttGCAAAGCCACGAAGGAGCTTACGCATGGATATGCAAGTGGATCATCAAGTTGCGAGTGTATTTGGTCTTAGTTTTATCATTTATCccattttttctttatttcaaaCTTCAACCTTTTGCTTCTCTCCCTCCATCTCTATTATTTTATTGTTCACTTGTATATaattagtttttctttttttttaatttgccaACTTCTTTCCTATGGATCCCACCATACTTTTTActattgtattttctttattttttaggtATTGTATTGGTTTTtctttataaatacaataaattaAATTGCACAATAATAatcttttaatttagtttttcaaaatttcttggaatatatatatatatatatatatatatatatatatatatatatatatatatatatatatatatatatatatatatatatatatatactttgatccATGTTCTGGGTCGTCCAAAAAAGGGAAATGTTTAATAATGATGCAATGTAGCATTTGGCGTATAATAAGTAGACTATTTTTTCATCGAACATGCATCCCTTACGGGAGTGTTCTACCATCCGTTCAAATTAATCTTACAACTAATTGCATCTCATGCCTTGCCACGTGTGATAAGCTGCCAATCATTTCTCCTGTTTAAAGAGGGAAGCGTGTCATTTTTCAAGTATTCAAATCCTCTCTAGTTCAAACATCATTTTTCAGTATCATACTGACTTGGGTGTTGAGTGTTGATATGTTAATTTTGCAGTTCAGTCTCTCACCATCATATCAGAAAGCTAAGAACCACTGCATCACACTTTAAATCCTTACACTCCGATCAACTCTAGGTCTACTCTGAAACATTTGCACCATCTGTGAGAACAAAATTTTGATTCTTATGATTCTCCACGATTAAACTTCATCTAATTCAATCGAGTCTCCTTTGTTAAAAATTTGCATCTCATCCATTCGAAGCATAGATTTCCATTTCCTAATATTCTACTAAATTCCAACTTATTATTCTTCAAATCCTTCCAGTACTACATATAATATATTTCATGGCAAAGCTTTCACCTCGACTTGTCAATAACCGTGGTATATGTCATTCACCATAACTTGTTGCTTTAATCTTTAATCATGTCCATGCAATGTGTTAGAAATGGTAACATTGTGTCTTcttattatcttattatttgGGTTTTAATTTGTGTTAGAAATAGT
Encoded proteins:
- the LOC131656147 gene encoding abscisic acid receptor PYL4-like — translated: MPSSLQLERFNPSTDATASAAIANGVNCPKQPQTPPPPTAARRLHHAHMVGLGSNQCCSVVTQNIDAPVSAVWPVVRRFDNPQGYKNFVKSCHVITGDGINVGAVREVRVVSGLPAESSTERLEILDDERHVISFSVVGGEHRLRNYRSVTTLHSVDGNRTLVIESYVVDVPQGNTKEETCVFVDTIVRCNLQSLGQIAENMIRNNV